The nucleotide sequence TGAGCTATCTCTTACTAGGCTTTAAGTTATTTTGACTTAGCTTTATATGAGATAGCTTCTATGACTTCAGCTCGCCGGATCTTAATTGATGCAGAAACAACTCCGTTTTATCATTTGATTAATCGTTGTGTGAGAAGGGCTTATCTCTGCGGTGAAGATAAACTGACGGGAAAGAGTTTCGAGCACAGACGTGGTTGGATTGTCGATAAAATCAAAGCGCTTTCTACCATATTTTGTATTGATATATGTGCTTATGCGGTGATGAGCAATCACTATCATTTAGTGCTCAAGATTGACTTGAATGAAGCTAATGCCTTAAGTCATCGAGATGTGATTAGTCGCTGGCAGCAGTTATTCCACGGTAATGAAGTGGCTACTAAATACATGAAAGGTGAAGGGCTTATTGAGGGGGAGCAGATACTACTGGATGGACTTATTGCCGAATGGCAGGAGCGTTTATCTAGTATTAGTTGGTTTATGCGCTGTCTCAATGAGGAGGTTGCACGAAAAGCTAATCGTGAAGATGAGTGTAAAGGTGCTTTCTGGGAGGGACGTTTCAAGTCACAAGCTCTGCTCGATGAACAAGCAGTCCTTGCATGTATGATGTATGTGGATTTAAACCCTATCAGAGCGGGTATTGCCGACTCGCTGCAAACTTCTGATTTCACTTCGATTCAAGAGCGTATTGGCGAGCTAAATATAGAGTTCAGCGTGGTGCGAGCTACTCAAGCAAAATCTATAACAACAGCAGATGATAAAGCAGAATCCATCACTGTAATGCCATTAAAACCCCTTGCTGAATTTGATGGTGCAACTCACCAGACAACACAATCTGGTATTCCGTTTCACTTTTCTGATTACCTACAACTCATTGATTGGACAGGCAGAGCGATTAGGCATGATAAGAAAGGCTTTATTGATTCAAGTCGTCCTAAACTACTTTGTGAACTTGGTATTTCATCTGATGCTTGGTTAACTTCAACTCAAGAGTTCCGTCGTCAATACAGTGGGATTAGCGGTCGTTGGGATGCAATGTGTAAATTTAAAGAGAAACATCAAAACGGGAAATGGTGCAAAGGTAAAGCATCTAGCCAAGCAATTCATCCATCCCCCTAAACTTACTAGAAGCAGAAAAGATAGGCTTGCCATAGCTCTCTACAAAAGATAGGACAGCCATAACTTTAATTGATTCCAAACGCCGCCTAAAGCGACAATAACTCCCCGTTGGAAATCCATTGCTTTTCAGAAGGATTTCGCCGGGGCGTCATGGTACTTTGGTTTACAGAGAGTCAAGGCGGATAGGCAGCTATTTAACATCCATGTTATCGCTGCATTCGGTGAATCCATTCACATCAGACAGCAGTCCTCCTTGCCCAGTGCAGGATGGAATCCTGCGACCTTAATCCAAACGAAGTTTGGAAAAACTACAAAGAGTACCCCCTATGATTACTCTGGATCATAGTCCAAAACTGGTGTAAGCCAACGTTCTGTATCCTCAATACTCATTCCTTTCCTCATCGCATAATCCTCGACCTGATCGCGGCCAATATTGGTCACGCCAAAGTAACGTGATTTAGGATGGGCAAAATACCAGCCTGAAACGGCTGCGGTTGGGTACATGGCGTAGCTTTCAGTGATATTAAGGCCAATAGTCTCATCGGGTTTTAGTAGATCCCACAACAGTCCTTTTTCGGTGTGATCAGGACAGGCCGGGTAACCCGGTGCTGGACGTATGCCTTTATATTTTTCACGGATCAGAGACTCGTTATCGAGTACCTCATCAGACGCATACCCCCAGAACTCTTTACGGACCCGTTCATGCATACGCTCGGCGAAGGCTTCGGCCAATCGGTCGGCGAGGCACTTGAGCATGATGGTGCTGTAGTCATCGTGATCGGCCTCAAAACGTGCCACATGTTCGTCGATGCCATGGCCTGTGGTGACCGCAAAGCCGCCCATGTAATCGGCGACGCCAGAGTCTTTTGGCGCAACAAAATCGGCTAGGCAGAAGTTGTCGTTACCGACACGCTCTATCTGCATGCGCAGGTGATGGAGAGTCATTATCGGCTTGTCGCGGGTCTCATCCGTCCCATCGCAAGAGTAGAGTTCGATGTCGTCATGTCCCACAGTGTTAGCTGGGAACAGGCCGATAACCGCTTTGGCGGTGAGCCATTTTTCATCGATGATCTTCTTCAGCATGGCTTTGCCATCGGCAAACAGCTTAGTGGCCTCTTCACCGACGACTTCATCGGTTAAGATTTGTGGGAAGTGCCCGTGTAGCTCCCAGCTGCGGAAAAACGGTGTCCAATCGATCCGTTCAACTAAGTCTTCTAGCGGGTAGTCATCAAACACCTGACGGCCCAGCACGTTTGGCACAAACGGGGTGTAATTTTCCCAATCGTGCTGACAGCGATTTTCACGCGCCGCTTCAATGGAGGTGATCACTTTGCGTTTTGCCTGTGACAAACGCTTTTCACGCATCACATCATACTCTTGATAGGCGGCATCAATCGTCGCCTGACGCGTCTCGTTGTTAATCAACTTAGACACCATAGGCACGGCGCGTGAGGCGTCGGCAATGTAGATGGCGCCGGTTGGTGCATGGGGCGCTATCTTCACTGCGGTATGGATTTTTGAACAGGTCGCGCCGCCGATAATGGATGGAATGGTCAGGCCTGCTTTATGGAAGGCCTTGACGTTATGCACCATCTCATCGAGACTTGGGGTGATAAGCCCTGACATGCCGATGATGTCGACGTTCTCTGCCACGGCGACTTCGATAATCTTCTCAACCGGCACCATCACGCCTAAATCAATCACTTCATAGCCGTTACAGGCCAGTACCACGCCGACAATGTTCTTGCCGATATCGTGGACATCCCCTTTTACCGTGACCATTAAGATCTTACCGTTCGACTGACCAGGGGTCTTTTCGAGTTCGATATAAGGGTTGAGATACGCCACGGCTTTTTTCATTACGCGGGCAGATTTAACCACCTGTGGCAGGAACATTTTACCGGAGCCAAATAGATCGCCGACCACGTTCATGCCGTCCATCAAGGCACCTTCAATCACATCCAGTGGTCGTGTCGCGGCTGCGCGGGCTTCTTCAGTATCTTGGTCAATAAAGTCGGTAATGCCTTTAACCAAGGCGTGGGACAAGCGTTGACTGACTGGCCAGCTGCGCCACTCTAAATCTTCTTTTTTCACTGTTTGACTGCCGTCACCGCGAAACTTCTCTGCGACCTCTAATAGCAGTTCTGTGTTATTCGTTGGCTCACCGTTTTTATCAACAGCGGTACAGGGCAAGTTCTGCACTATGGCTTCGACTCGCTCCTTTAACTCAGGGTCGATATCATCATAAATCGCCAGCTGTCCGGCGTTGACGATACCCATGTCCATGCCCGCTTGAATCGCGTGGTAGAGGAACACGGCGTGGATCGCTTCTCGTACTGGGTTGTTACCACGGAACGAGAACGACACATTCGATACGCCGCCGGAGATCATGGCGTGGGGCAGGGTGCGTTTAATCTCGGCAGTCGCTTCGATAAAGTCGACGGCGTAGTTGTCGTGCTCTTCGATACCGGTGGCGATGGCAAAAATATTGGGATCGAAAATAATGTCTTCTGGCGGGAAGCCCACTTTGTCGACCAACACGCGATAAGCGCGGGTACAAATTTCAATTTTACGTGCTTTAGTGTCGGCTTGGCCTTGCTCATCGAACGCCATGATAATCGCCGCAGCGCCATAGCGTTTAACGAGTTTGGCTTGCTGGATAAACTTCTCTTCGCCCTCTTTAAGGGAGATGGAGTTAACGATACCTTTGCCTTGAATACACTTAAGTCCCGCTTCGATCACTTCCCATTTCGAGGAGTCGATCATAATCGGTACCCGGGAGATATCAGGCTCTGATGCGATAAGGTTGAGGAATTTATGCATCATCTCTGCGCCATCGAGCATGCCTTCATCCATGTTGATGTCGATGACTTGGGCACCACTCTCAACTTGCTCACGGGCGACACTCAGTGCTTCTTCATAGGCGCCGGTTTTGATTAGCCTAAGGAACTTTGCTGAGCCGGTGACGTTGGTGCGTTCACCCACGTTTAAAAATAGCGAATTCTTATCTATGGTAAGCGGCTCAAGACCTGACAAGCGACAAGCCACCGGAATATCGGGTAGCACACGGGCTTGGTGCTGGATCACGGCTTTGCGGATAGCGCGGATATGCGCTGGCGTGGTACCACAACAGCCACCGATAATATTGAGGAAGCCTTCCTGAGCCCACTCACCAATAATATCGGCCATCTGCTTCGGTGTTTCATCATAGCCACCAAACTCGTTTGGCAGTCCCGCATTGGGATGGGCAGAGACAAAACATTCAGAAATTTTCGACAGCTCTTCGATATATGGGCGAAGTTCTTTTGGACCCAGAGCACAGTTAAGACCGATAGACAGGGGTTTAACGTGGCGCAGCGAGTTGTAAAACGCTTCGGTGGTTTGACCGGTCAGGGTGCGACCTGAGGCGTCGGTGATGGTGCCTGAGATCATGATTGGCAAGCGGCCATCAAGTTGCTCATAGACGGTTTCGATAGCAAATAACGCAGCCTTGGCATTCAAGGTATCGAAGATGGTTTCCACCATGAGAAGATCGGCGCCGCCTTCGATAAGGGCATTAATCGACTCGATATAGGCTTCGACCAGTTCATCGAAGCTAACGTTACGGTAACCTGGGTCATTAACATCTGGGCTGATTGAACAAGTACGGTTGGTCGGGCCGAGTACACCAGCGACATAACAAACTCGGCCAGTTTCAGCTTCGACTTCATCACAGGCAGTGCGTGCTAAACGTGCGCCTTCGAAGTTTATTTCGGCCGACAAGGCTTGCATGTCGTAATCGGCCATGGCGATACGCGTGGCGTTGAAGGTGTTGGTCTCGATAATATCGGCACCAGCAAGCAGGTAGTCTTTATGAATGCGTTTGATGGCGTCAGGCTGTGTGAGCACTAATAGGTCGTTGTTACCTTTGACATCGCTTGGCCAGTCTTTAAAACGCTCGCCGCGAAAGTCTTCCTCTTCAAACTTACGATCTTGGATCATGGTGCCCATGGCACCGTCAAGAATAAGGATCCCTTCGCTCAGTTGCTTGGTCAGCTGGAGTTCGAGCTGTTGACCTTTTAGGTTAAATGCTTTGCTGTTTAGGATGCCAGTGGTCATAAATTCTACCTGTTTTAACGACTTAATTGCTCAGGCTCAAGCATGTGTCTATTATTATAGTTACGTAGTTTCAACTGTTTATCTGATGATTTTAACTATTTTCATCAACACTTGGTTAAAAAAATATTTTGGATGTTTATACGTATAGACGTCCATAGTAAACTAGACGTCCGTGAGTGTCGAGTGCCCTTGTTTATACCTTATAAATAAGCTGAGTTGACCTTAAAGAGTGATATCGTTAAAGGCGATGTGAAGCAAGTACTATGAGTTAGATAAGCGATATTTGATGCGTCACGGTGAATGTCATTGATGACGGTCAGATACTCGCTGGTTAGTGAAAATTGAAGCAATAAGGGGTTAACATGCTAAACAGTGAGACTCAGGATTGGAGCAATGGTAAAACCACAACTTTGTATTTGATGCGTCACGGTGAATGTCATTGATGACGGTCAGATACTCGCTGGTTAGTGAAAATTGAAGCAATAAGGGGTTAACATGATAAACAGTGAGACTCAGGATTGGAGCAATGGTAAAACCACAACTTTGTATTTGATGCGTCACGGTGAATGTGAAGGCGGTCAAATACTGCGAGGTCAAACCGATGTGGCCTTAAGTGACACCGGCAAAGTACAGATGAAGCGTGCTATTGGGCAGCTCAACTCTGACCTCAACTCTGAGCTTAATTCTGATCTTAACTCTGGTCTCGATCTTGAGATCGAGATAGTGTTTGAACAGGTGATCTGTTCACCATTGCGCCGTTGCAGTGAGTTTGCCCTGTCACTTTATCTTGAGAAAGGGATCCCGTTAAAGATGGAGGATGGTCTCAAAGAGATTGATTTTGGCGACTGGGATGGCGAAACCTTAGATAGCTTATATCAAACCAGTGCAGATATGATTGAGATGTATTGGAAGAACCCATGGGCTTTCACTCCACCCAATGGTGAGTCGATGCAAGCATTTGAGGCCAGAGTGAACCAGAGTTGGGATAGTATTTTGAGTCAATATAGTGGCCAAACGCTGTTACTTGTTACCCATGGTGGCGTGATCCGTCATCTGATGTCCAGAGCATTAGGTGTTACTGGCGTTGTGGGATTTTATACTCAGCTTGCACTCGCTTATGCATCGATTGTTAAAATTACTGTTTACACCTCAGCCCAAGGGGAGCATTTCACTAAGCTGCATTGGGACTAGAAATATTTTGTCCTTGGTATTTTTTTAGATAAAAGCTGATAATTCAACTGCTACAGTTTGCCTAGAGTATTAAAAACGGCATAATAGTGCCACTTAGGATCGGTTATTACTCTGCTATCTATATTTGGTCGTACAGAGCAACAGATCCGCAAAGTTAGGTGTTGAGAGCTAGCAAGTGCTGAATAATATAAAGCAGCGTTTTATGGCGAACTCAATCTTAAAAGGGAATTGGGGATCTTTAATGCTAACCATTAAAGGAGAGTAGCCCAAACTGTACCCGCAACTGTGAGTGTTTTAAAGAAGCAGTGAGGACCGAGGTTCTAGGTTCTAAGAGCTAAGTTCTGCGACCTTCTTTAATCATGAGTCAGGATACCTGCCTAATTTTGTCGCTAATGAACTCAAGCGGGTAACTTGAGGAGGCGTTTCAGATGACATTTTTTCACTGTGCGAAAGCTCAGGGTTACCTTATCCCCATTAATGTGAAAGCTTGCGGGATACTTACTGTCTTGATTTTCATGCTGTCCCAAATAAATACTGCCATCGATGTGATCCATGGCGGGACAGAGCAACATGCCTGAATTTCCTCCCTCTAAAACCAAGGTTCTACAGGTTGAAGGCTTAACTTGGCAGGCAGAACAGCGTGAGATTTTATCTGATATCCACTTCTGTTTAACTAAGGGAGAGATGCTAGGTATTATTGGCCCCAATGGCGCTGGGAAGTCTAGCTTGCTGCGTTGTTTGTATCGATACATTAAGCCAAGTTCAGGGTGTATTACTCTGTTTGGTGAAGATATTTCAATTTTGTCGGCTAAGGAGTTTGCTAAGCAAGTTGCCGTGGTGCTGCAAGATACTCCGCACCATTTTGACCTGACCACTGCACAGCTTGTGGCCATTGGGTTAACACCGCACAAGGGACCTTTTGGGGTAACAAGTGCGAGTGACACAGAGATTATCAGTGACGCGTTGGCCAAGGTTGGTTTGAGCCATAAGGCGAAGCAGGCCTATGAGCATCTCTCTGGCGGTGAGAAGCAACGTGCGCTGATCGCCAGAGCTATAGTGCAGCGACCTCAGCTGCTTATTCTTGATGAACCGACTAATCATCTTGATATCCGCTACCAGATCCAGATCTTAGAGTTGCTTCGCAGCCTTAAAATTTCGGTTATCACCTCGATTCATGATCTCAATCTTGCCAGCGCCTTGTGCGATCAACTATTGCTACTGGACAGCGGAAAAGCCATCTCCCATGGCACACCAATTGAGGTATTAACTGAGCAACGAATTGGAGAGGTGTTTGGCGTGTGTTGCAAGATTGAGTCGCACCCTCAACATGGGAACCCACAGATCAGTTATTTCTATGGCTATAACAGTGGCGTTGATAAACAAGCAGAGCATGATAATGAACATTAAGCCTAATGTAAGTCATGCTTGGGTGATTAGTTCTCTGCTTGTGCTCAGTGTTATCTCTTTGATATCTGCCGCCAGCTTTGGTGCCGCTAGTTTGTCATTTTCCGATGTGGTGGATGTGTTACTGCATAGTACATTAGATGTTGGTGAGGTTTCAGCGATTGCCGAGCGGATCATTATCGAACTTAGGTTCCCGAGAGTATTGTTGGCTTTTATTGCTGGAGCGGGTCTGTCTATTGCCGGCAGCGTGTTGCAAACCGTCACCCGAAATCCTTTGGCTGATCCTTATCTGTTTGGGATCTCATCTGGGGCTTCGTTTGGCGCCGTGATGGTACTGACCTTGTTTGGTGGCTCAGGGCTTCTCTCTGGTTTAAGCCTGTTTGCAGGTACTGAGCAGTTTGAAACACTTGAGTGGTTGAGTCTGCCACTGGGCGCCTTTATTGGGGCTGGGTTATCAGTCCTTATGGTGTTGAGCTTATGCGGTCGAACCATGAGCAGTCAGATTGAGCGCATGCTGCTATCTGGCGTGGCTATCTCATTCATGTTTGGCGCATTAACCAGTTTGATGCTCTATTTTTCGAGTCCACAAGCCGCCGCTTCTGTGCTGTTTTGGAGTCTAGGCAGTTTTGCTAAAGCCAGTTGGCAAGGCTTGATTTTACCTGCCATCGTGGTCAGTGGTGCAACTGTCATCATACTGTTATTTAAGCGTCAGATAATGGCCATGCGAGCCGGAGATGAAACGGCGCATACCTTAGGGGTAAATGTTGGGCGTCTGCGTTTGCAGATGTTACTGCTTTGCTCGTTAATCACCGCCATCTTGGTGGCTAACTGTGGCGGGATAGGCTTCGTTGGTTTAATGATCCCCCATATCGTCAGGATGTTGTTTCCGGGGTCTTTTTCGTTACTGACCACGGCGCTATTTGGTGGATTATTTATGGTCTGGATCGATGTGCTGGCTCGCAGTCTTTTGAGTCATCAGGAGTTGCCGGTTGGGATAATTACAGCCGTTATAGGTAGCATCTTTTTCTTAGCCATTTTAGGACGAAAAAAATAGAACTCTGGCAATAATTTGTCACGATTTTTAAGGTAAATATAGGGGAGAAGGCTTGCGACCTCAGCACTTTCATGCTTTCTTGGTTCAGTCTATGGCTACAACTTATGACTTACTGGTTGTAAGCTAGGTACAAATGAAATTAACAGTATACCCAAGCTACCTCAAGATGCTCGTTTCAGAGACCCCGTAGGATAGCTGAACAAGGCAGTGATTGAGAATAATGGTCATTCCCTTGTCGATATCACTAACGCAGTGCAGGGATTCTACGGGAACTCCCGAAGGGCATGGCGAGAAGCAACATTTTTCTGTGTTATGAAATATTGAATTAGAATAACTAGTCCTACTATTTTCATGCCTTGAACTCTGTCACTTCTCGACATGCTGAGTCCTGCATCTTGAAGTGGTTTGGGTATAGAACTAAAACCATTCAATTTAAGGTATTAACTATGTTCGCTGTTGGGTTTGATATTGCGCAAGTCAGTCGTGAGTTTGACGATGAGATCCAGAATAAAATAGATAATAAAACTAAACCGTTGGGCGCACTTGGTGAACTTGAAAATTTAGCTAAACAGATAGCTCGTGTATTAGGAAAAGATAAGCCTCAAATAGTAAACCCTAAGTTGCTGATTTTTGCTGCTGATCATGGTATTGCTGCTTTTGGGGTATCAATAGCACCGAGTGAAGTCACCGCTCAGATGGTGATGAACTTTATTAATGGCGGCGCTGCCATCAATGTGTTTTGTCGTCAGGTAGGCTTTGAACTTGAAGTGATTGATTGTGGGATTTTGCAGCCACTCGAAGGCGTCGAGGGTATTATCAAGCAGCGATTAGGTGCAGGTACTGCGGCTATTCATCTGCAAGCTGCAATGAGCTTAGAAGAGGTGAAGCAAGGTTTTGAGATGGTTAGAGCGCGTGTTGAACATCACCATCAGCAAGGTTGTAACCTGATTGCATTGGGAGAGATGGGCATAGGCAATACCTCCTCAGCTGCTGCCATCATGGCCACCATCATGGAGATGGAGAGTATCGATTGTGTCGGACGGGGTACGGGAGTCGACACGGAGACGTTACAGCGTAAACAGATGTTGGTGGAACAAGCGCTGCGTCGTCATGAGCCTGAATTGACCGACCCTTATAACATTTTGGCTTGCCTTGGTGGCTTTGAAATTGTGCAGATGACGGGGGCCATGTTAGCCGCCGCTGAAAGAAAGATGTTAGTGGTCATCGACGGCTTTATTGCGACAGCTGCAGCCCTTGTTGCGGTTAAGATAAATCCCAATGTGCGCGACTATATGATTTTTGGCCATCAATCCGATGAACGTGGGCACTGTCTGATGATGGAGCACCTGCATGCTCGTCCACTGCTAAAGCTCGATATGAGACTCGGTGAAGGTACTGGAGCTGCACTCTCGCTGCCGCTGATCCAAGCCGCCGCGGCATTTTATAATGAGATGGCCAGCTTTAATGATGCGGGAATAGAGATTTAACAGCCGCAACAAGCTAAGACGAACGGCCTGCGGCCTAGCGAACGTGACAGCGTCACTACAGAACGCTTCGCTTACGGTCAAAGCCAAGACGGTTCAAACTAAGACAGTAAAAGCTGAGCTGGAACAGCCTATTTGTTCTTCTGTAGGTTGGGCTTTAGCCCATCAACCTAGGTTTTACATAAAGGATTTGTCGGCATAAATACCGACCTACAGGGAAAGACGATACAGGCTAGGACGAAAGAGTTGAAAAAGATTGGAAGGCTAAAGCTTTTTCGACAGGTTGAAGAGCGTTCGTCTTTACTTTATCCGGCTTTTATCGGCTCTCCCCGTCTTAGCCTTATTCGATTTTTTTTAAGGATTTTTACATGCAGCTTTGGCAAAAGCAGCTCAATCTGTTTTTAATCGCAATGGGGTTCTTTACTCGTATCCCCATGCCGACTTGGGTCAAGGTTGACGCAGATAACCTCAACCAAGCGAATCGTTATTTTGGTTTGATTGGACTCTTAGTTGGGGGGATAAGTGCACTGGTTTTTTGGACTTGTCATCAGTTTCTGCCGGCCTCGGTCAGTATTATTTTTGCCATGATCACCAGCATTCTAGTGACAGGAGGCTTTCATGAAGATGGCCTAGCCGATACGGCTGATGGGTTAGGTGGTGGCTGGAGCGTAGCCGATAAACTTAAGATCATGAAAGATTCAACCATTGGCACCTATGGGGCGTTAGCCCTAGTGACATCTCTACTGCTTAAGTTTGTCTTACTGAGTGAGTTGGCGCTTTATAATCCTGACATGGTCGTGATAGCGCTCATCGTCGGTCATTGTCTTAGTCGAGTGCTCGCAGCGAGTATTATCTTCTCGCAAACCTATGTTCGCGATGATGACACCAGCAAGAGTAAACCTTTGGCTCAGAATCAAACGTTGAATGAGTTGTTGATCTCGCTGGTAACCGGTGTCGCAGTGCTTTGGTTTAGTGGTTTGAGTACAGCGCTTCCTATTGCTGTGGGACTTGTGCTGCTACGTTGGTTGATTATCCATTTCTTCCACCGTCAGATTGGCGGGTATACAGGGGATACACTGGGGGCTTCCCAGCAGGTCTCAGAGTTAAGCTGTTATCTTATTTTATTAGGTTGTTTACTTTGATCCATTTGATATTAGGGGGGGCGAGAAGCGGTAAGACCCGTTTTGCGACCCAAGCTGCCCTCGAGCTGTCAGCTCAAGGTTATGAATGTGTTTATCTGGCGACAGCCCAAGCACTTGATGATGAGATGGGTGACAGGATCGCTAGGCATCAAGTTGATAGAGCGCAAGACTCCATCCAATGGCTGACCTTTGAGACCCCGTTTACCTTAGTCGATACACTCAGAGATATTGCCAGAGATGATAGGGTGATAGTGATCGATTGTTTAACACTGTGGTTGACCAATCATCTGCTACTTGAACCCCAAAGTGAGGCTGATGAGCGTTGGAAAGCCGCGAAACATAGCTTATTGCAAGCACTGCCGACCTTGCCTGGGGAGATCTATCTAGTGAGTAACGAGGTGGGCTGTGGCATCGTGCCTCTGGGTGAGCTGAGCCGTCGTTTTGTCGATGAGGCGGGTTGGCTTCATCAGGATATCGCTGGTGTTGCCGATGCTGTTGTCTTGGTTACGGCGGGGATCCCCATGAGGATTAAAGGCTAAGAAGAGTGCAAAACGAGACAAGAATGAAACAGAACAATCAGTCTAACCTAAAGGGACAAGTTAACAAGCCTGCTCAAGTGCTTATGGTGCAAGGCACCACATCCGATGCAGGTAAGAGCACCTTAGTGGCGGGCCTATGTCGGCTGTTTGCTCGTCGTGGCGTCAAGGTTGCTCCCTTTAAACCGCAGAATATGGCGCTCAACTCCGCCGTGACCGCAGACGGTGGTGAGATTGGTCGGGCGCAAGCGCTGCAGGCGGTTGCTTGTGGCTTGCCTCTACACACAGATTTTAACCCTATCTTGCTTAAACCCAGTTCAGATACTGGCGCGCAAGTGATTGTGCAGGGTAAAGCATTAGATCAAATGGAAGCTAAGACCTTTTTTGGTCTGTATGGCGAGCGGGTTAAAGATAAACAGGGCTATAGAGTCAAGGCTATGTCGGCGGTGCTCGACTCCTTTAACCGTTTATCGGCTCAATATGAAACCCTCTTTGTGGAAGGCGCGGGCAGCCCAGCAGAGATAAATCTACGTGAAGGTGATATTGCCAATATGGGTTTTGCTGAAACGGTGGATTGTCCTGTGATTATCATAGCTGATATCGATAAAGGCGGCGTTTTTGCCCATCTAGTCGGCACGTTAGCTTTGCTTTCTGAATCTGAGCAAGCGAGAGTGAAAGGTTTTGTGATCAACCGCTTTCGTGGTGATATCGCATTGTTGCAATCGGGCTTAGATTGGCTTGAAGCCTACACAAATAAGCCAGTGCTTGGGGTGTTACCCTACCTGCACGATCTGCATCTTGATGCCGAAGACGCCTTGATCGCTTCTCCTATTAAGGCGCAAGCCAGCAAGCTTAACGTGTTGGTGTTGGTTTTTCCACGCATCAGTAACCATACGGATTTCGATCCGTTGCGATTACATCCTCAGATAGAGTTTAACTATGTCTCGATGCAGACCTTATCGCAATCGAACAACGCTGAGCTTCCACAAGCGGATCTTATTATCCTCCCCGGCAGTAAAAACGTACGTGCTGATTTGGCATTTATGCGAGAGCA is from Shewanella sp. MTB7 and encodes:
- a CDS encoding transposase, encoding MTSARRILIDAETTPFYHLINRCVRRAYLCGEDKLTGKSFEHRRGWIVDKIKALSTIFCIDICAYAVMSNHYHLVLKIDLNEANALSHRDVISRWQQLFHGNEVATKYMKGEGLIEGEQILLDGLIAEWQERLSSISWFMRCLNEEVARKANREDECKGAFWEGRFKSQALLDEQAVLACMMYVDLNPIRAGIADSLQTSDFTSIQERIGELNIEFSVVRATQAKSITTADDKAESITVMPLKPLAEFDGATHQTTQSGIPFHFSDYLQLIDWTGRAIRHDKKGFIDSSRPKLLCELGISSDAWLTSTQEFRRQYSGISGRWDAMCKFKEKHQNGKWCKGKASSQAIHPSP
- the metH gene encoding methionine synthase, whose protein sequence is MTTGILNSKAFNLKGQQLELQLTKQLSEGILILDGAMGTMIQDRKFEEEDFRGERFKDWPSDVKGNNDLLVLTQPDAIKRIHKDYLLAGADIIETNTFNATRIAMADYDMQALSAEINFEGARLARTACDEVEAETGRVCYVAGVLGPTNRTCSISPDVNDPGYRNVSFDELVEAYIESINALIEGGADLLMVETIFDTLNAKAALFAIETVYEQLDGRLPIMISGTITDASGRTLTGQTTEAFYNSLRHVKPLSIGLNCALGPKELRPYIEELSKISECFVSAHPNAGLPNEFGGYDETPKQMADIIGEWAQEGFLNIIGGCCGTTPAHIRAIRKAVIQHQARVLPDIPVACRLSGLEPLTIDKNSLFLNVGERTNVTGSAKFLRLIKTGAYEEALSVAREQVESGAQVIDINMDEGMLDGAEMMHKFLNLIASEPDISRVPIMIDSSKWEVIEAGLKCIQGKGIVNSISLKEGEEKFIQQAKLVKRYGAAAIIMAFDEQGQADTKARKIEICTRAYRVLVDKVGFPPEDIIFDPNIFAIATGIEEHDNYAVDFIEATAEIKRTLPHAMISGGVSNVSFSFRGNNPVREAIHAVFLYHAIQAGMDMGIVNAGQLAIYDDIDPELKERVEAIVQNLPCTAVDKNGEPTNNTELLLEVAEKFRGDGSQTVKKEDLEWRSWPVSQRLSHALVKGITDFIDQDTEEARAAATRPLDVIEGALMDGMNVVGDLFGSGKMFLPQVVKSARVMKKAVAYLNPYIELEKTPGQSNGKILMVTVKGDVHDIGKNIVGVVLACNGYEVIDLGVMVPVEKIIEVAVAENVDIIGMSGLITPSLDEMVHNVKAFHKAGLTIPSIIGGATCSKIHTAVKIAPHAPTGAIYIADASRAVPMVSKLINNETRQATIDAAYQEYDVMREKRLSQAKRKVITSIEAARENRCQHDWENYTPFVPNVLGRQVFDDYPLEDLVERIDWTPFFRSWELHGHFPQILTDEVVGEEATKLFADGKAMLKKIIDEKWLTAKAVIGLFPANTVGHDDIELYSCDGTDETRDKPIMTLHHLRMQIERVGNDNFCLADFVAPKDSGVADYMGGFAVTTGHGIDEHVARFEADHDDYSTIMLKCLADRLAEAFAERMHERVRKEFWGYASDEVLDNESLIREKYKGIRPAPGYPACPDHTEKGLLWDLLKPDETIGLNITESYAMYPTAAVSGWYFAHPKSRYFGVTNIGRDQVEDYAMRKGMSIEDTERWLTPVLDYDPE
- a CDS encoding histidine phosphatase family protein; amino-acid sequence: MINSETQDWSNGKTTTLYLMRHGECEGGQILRGQTDVALSDTGKVQMKRAIGQLNSDLNSELNSDLNSGLDLEIEIVFEQVICSPLRRCSEFALSLYLEKGIPLKMEDGLKEIDFGDWDGETLDSLYQTSADMIEMYWKNPWAFTPPNGESMQAFEARVNQSWDSILSQYSGQTLLLVTHGGVIRHLMSRALGVTGVVGFYTQLALAYASIVKITVYTSAQGEHFTKLHWD
- a CDS encoding ABC transporter ATP-binding protein — its product is MPEFPPSKTKVLQVEGLTWQAEQREILSDIHFCLTKGEMLGIIGPNGAGKSSLLRCLYRYIKPSSGCITLFGEDISILSAKEFAKQVAVVLQDTPHHFDLTTAQLVAIGLTPHKGPFGVTSASDTEIISDALAKVGLSHKAKQAYEHLSGGEKQRALIARAIVQRPQLLILDEPTNHLDIRYQIQILELLRSLKISVITSIHDLNLASALCDQLLLLDSGKAISHGTPIEVLTEQRIGEVFGVCCKIESHPQHGNPQISYFYGYNSGVDKQAEHDNEH
- a CDS encoding FecCD family ABC transporter permease, producing the protein MNIKPNVSHAWVISSLLVLSVISLISAASFGAASLSFSDVVDVLLHSTLDVGEVSAIAERIIIELRFPRVLLAFIAGAGLSIAGSVLQTVTRNPLADPYLFGISSGASFGAVMVLTLFGGSGLLSGLSLFAGTEQFETLEWLSLPLGAFIGAGLSVLMVLSLCGRTMSSQIERMLLSGVAISFMFGALTSLMLYFSSPQAAASVLFWSLGSFAKASWQGLILPAIVVSGATVIILLFKRQIMAMRAGDETAHTLGVNVGRLRLQMLLLCSLITAILVANCGGIGFVGLMIPHIVRMLFPGSFSLLTTALFGGLFMVWIDVLARSLLSHQELPVGIITAVIGSIFFLAILGRKK